One stretch of Bosea vaviloviae DNA includes these proteins:
- the ehuB gene encoding ectoine/hydroxyectoine ABC transporter substrate-binding protein EhuB codes for MPFFSKRVTMAVMALGLVAAAPCATQAQQSRLAQQSSLAGKTITIGIHNRAPWGYRDRNGDVIGYHPDLVRAALAPLGVKAIEFTVADFGALIPGLLANRFDIIASGVAITPARCQQVLFGEPDLSAGDGLLVLKGNPLNLHSYEDIVKNPKVKLGGGRGTENAKNALAAGVPEDRLLLFPNNEAVVSAMLAGRVDAATLSAPSVSGLMEAGGMNGIERALPFKGYVRPDGSEYMMATAVVFAPKDKELQAIYNAQLAKLKADGTVKALMEKYSFTDAEAPPRATSAELCAKS; via the coding sequence ATGCCGTTCTTTTCCAAACGCGTCACGATGGCTGTCATGGCGCTCGGCCTCGTCGCGGCCGCGCCCTGCGCGACGCAAGCCCAGCAATCCCGTCTTGCCCAGCAATCCAGTCTGGCCGGCAAGACGATCACCATCGGCATCCATAACCGCGCACCCTGGGGCTATCGCGACAGGAATGGCGATGTGATCGGCTATCATCCCGATCTGGTGCGCGCGGCCCTGGCCCCGCTCGGCGTCAAGGCAATCGAGTTTACCGTGGCCGATTTCGGCGCATTGATCCCAGGCCTGCTGGCCAACCGCTTCGACATCATTGCATCAGGCGTCGCCATCACCCCGGCGCGCTGCCAGCAGGTGCTCTTCGGCGAGCCTGACCTCTCGGCCGGCGACGGGCTGCTCGTACTCAAGGGCAACCCGCTCAACCTGCACAGCTATGAGGACATCGTCAAAAACCCGAAGGTGAAGCTCGGCGGCGGGCGCGGCACGGAGAACGCCAAGAATGCGCTCGCGGCCGGCGTGCCCGAGGACCGTCTCCTGCTCTTCCCGAATAACGAGGCGGTGGTCAGCGCCATGCTCGCCGGCCGCGTCGACGCCGCGACCTTGTCGGCGCCGAGCGTGTCGGGACTGATGGAAGCCGGCGGCATGAACGGCATCGAGCGCGCCTTGCCGTTCAAGGGCTATGTCCGGCCCGACGGCAGCGAATACATGATGGCGACCGCCGTGGTGTTCGCTCCCAAGGATAAGGAACTGCAGGCGATCTACAACGCACAGCTCGCCAAGCTGAAGGCCGACGGCACGGTCAAGGCATTGATGGAGAAGTACAGCTTCACCGATGCCGAGGCGCCGCCGCGCGCCACCTCGGCCGAACTCTGCGCCAAGAGCTGA
- a CDS encoding LysR substrate-binding domain-containing protein: MNYRQIEIFSAVMKAGTVSRAAELIGLTQPAVSRAIAELERAVGFSLFDRVRNRIIPTPEGKLFYADIERSFLGMDTLRAAAARIRDQGSGQLRIGSLSALGSSLVPRAVKRFRVVHPDIRVTLMVLPSRDVRDGVASGEFDIGLAADEIDVTGVLHQSFVTPRVLCAMPQGHPLAAKEVIGPHDLDGVDFVAYVPEDRARQRLDLIFNEAGVAPNIVVETIYAATVCALVAEGVGVGLVSPYAIAGADPTRLVLRPFEPVVQSKSLLILPLDRPKSQLVRDFIDCLMAAR; this comes from the coding sequence GTGAACTACCGTCAGATCGAAATCTTCTCGGCCGTGATGAAGGCCGGCACCGTCTCGCGCGCAGCGGAACTGATCGGGCTGACGCAGCCGGCCGTCAGCCGCGCCATCGCGGAGCTGGAGCGCGCCGTCGGTTTTTCGCTGTTCGACCGCGTCCGCAACCGCATCATCCCGACGCCGGAAGGCAAATTGTTCTACGCCGATATCGAGCGGTCCTTCCTCGGCATGGACACCTTGCGTGCGGCCGCCGCGCGCATCCGCGACCAGGGCTCGGGCCAATTGCGCATCGGCTCGCTCTCGGCATTGGGCTCCTCTCTTGTTCCGCGCGCGGTGAAGCGTTTCCGCGTGGTGCATCCCGATATCCGCGTGACGCTGATGGTGCTGCCGTCGCGGGACGTTCGCGACGGCGTGGCCTCGGGCGAGTTCGACATCGGGCTGGCGGCGGACGAGATCGACGTCACCGGCGTGCTGCACCAATCCTTCGTCACGCCGCGCGTCCTCTGCGCCATGCCGCAGGGCCACCCCCTGGCGGCGAAGGAGGTCATCGGCCCCCATGATCTCGATGGCGTCGATTTCGTCGCCTATGTCCCGGAGGATCGAGCCCGGCAGCGCCTCGACCTGATCTTCAACGAAGCCGGCGTCGCCCCCAACATCGTGGTCGAAACGATCTATGCCGCGACCGTCTGCGCCCTGGTGGCTGAGGGCGTCGGCGTCGGCCTCGTCAGCCCCTATGCCATCGCCGGAGCAGACCCGACCCGGCTGGTGCTGCGGCCGTTCGAGCCCGTGGTTCAGAGCAAGAGCCTGCTGATCCTGCCGCTCGACCGCCCAAAATCCCAGCTCGTGCGCGATTTCATCGACTGCCTGATGGCCGCACGCTGA
- a CDS encoding amino acid ABC transporter permease, producing the protein MDFSMAPGTFLFEVWQARGSLLQGLGVTMLSSALSIVMATVCGLAMGVALAYGWWWLRLVARLYVDLMRGIPLLVLILFTYYGLALFGINVPAFRAGVIALGAFATAHVAENFRGAVQSVPAGQMEAAKAIGLTFGKRLSYVILPQAMRRMLPPWVNTALEIVKGTTLLSIIGVVELLLSAQQAMARNYMIIDFYLLTAALYVAVNFTLAQLGASLERRFSYLRY; encoded by the coding sequence ATGGATTTCTCGATGGCGCCCGGCACCTTCCTGTTCGAGGTCTGGCAGGCGCGGGGCTCGCTGCTCCAGGGGCTCGGCGTGACGATGCTGAGTTCGGCCCTGAGCATCGTCATGGCGACGGTCTGCGGGCTCGCGATGGGAGTGGCGCTGGCTTATGGCTGGTGGTGGCTGCGGCTGGTCGCCAGGCTCTATGTCGACCTGATGCGCGGCATCCCACTGCTGGTGCTGATCCTCTTCACCTATTACGGGCTGGCGCTGTTTGGCATCAACGTGCCGGCCTTCCGGGCCGGCGTCATCGCGCTCGGCGCTTTCGCCACGGCCCATGTCGCCGAGAATTTCCGCGGCGCGGTCCAGTCCGTGCCCGCCGGGCAGATGGAGGCGGCCAAGGCGATCGGGCTGACCTTCGGCAAGCGGCTCTCCTATGTCATCCTGCCCCAGGCCATGCGCCGCATGCTGCCGCCCTGGGTCAACACCGCGCTGGAGATCGTGAAGGGCACGACGCTGCTCTCGATCATCGGCGTGGTCGAGCTGCTGTTGTCGGCCCAGCAGGCGATGGCGCGCAATTACATGATCATCGATTTCTACCTGCTGACCGCGGCGCTTTATGTCGCGGTCAATTTCACGCTCGCCCAGCTCGGCGCATCGCTGGAGCGGCGGTTCTCCTATCTGCGCTACTAG
- a CDS encoding 3-hydroxyacyl-CoA dehydrogenase NAD-binding domain-containing protein: MTGTIQRIAIVGAGMIGASWAALAAAHGLDVSAYDPAPDAEAKFRAYVERARAQLAELGLIGTGNIAFSANLAAALSGAQFVQENGPENEAVKRELLARIDAGSPPDAIIASSTSALVRSAIVTDCASPARIIVAHPFNPPHLVPLVEIVGEDEAVVERAAAFYRGLGRRPVILNREMPGHIANRLASALYREAVHLVEQGVASVSEIDAALCNGPGLRWALMGPHMTYHLGGGEGGIAGYLAHLGPSQVRRWQALGNPGLGEEVQRAIIAGVAEEAAGRSIAELEIRRDEGLLALLKSRKLVSE, from the coding sequence ATGACAGGAACCATCCAGCGTATCGCCATCGTCGGCGCCGGCATGATCGGCGCGAGCTGGGCGGCGCTTGCCGCCGCCCACGGCCTCGACGTTTCCGCCTATGATCCGGCGCCGGACGCCGAGGCAAAGTTTCGCGCCTATGTCGAACGCGCTCGCGCACAGCTCGCCGAGCTCGGCCTGATCGGTACCGGCAACATCGCCTTTTCCGCCAATCTCGCAGCGGCCTTGTCCGGTGCACAATTCGTGCAGGAGAACGGTCCCGAGAACGAGGCCGTGAAGCGCGAGCTGCTCGCCCGCATCGATGCCGGCAGCCCGCCGGATGCGATCATCGCCAGCTCGACTTCGGCGCTGGTCCGCAGTGCCATCGTTACCGATTGTGCAAGCCCTGCCCGCATCATCGTCGCGCACCCGTTCAACCCGCCGCATCTGGTGCCGCTGGTCGAGATCGTCGGCGAAGACGAGGCTGTCGTCGAACGGGCTGCTGCCTTCTACCGCGGGCTTGGCCGCCGGCCGGTGATCCTGAACCGCGAAATGCCCGGCCATATCGCCAACCGGCTGGCCTCGGCGCTCTACAGGGAGGCGGTGCATCTGGTCGAGCAGGGTGTCGCCAGCGTCTCCGAAATCGACGCGGCTTTGTGCAACGGCCCCGGTCTGCGCTGGGCTCTGATGGGGCCGCATATGACCTATCATCTCGGCGGCGGCGAAGGCGGCATCGCTGGCTACCTCGCCCATCTCGGCCCAAGCCAGGTCCGGCGCTGGCAAGCGCTGGGCAATCCGGGGCTGGGCGAGGAGGTCCAGCGCGCGATCATCGCCGGCGTCGCGGAGGAAGCCGCCGGCCGCTCGATCGCCGAACTGGAGATACGCCGCGACGAGGGCCTGCTCGCCTTGTTGAAGTCGCGCAAGCTCGTCAGCGAGTAG
- a CDS encoding mannose-1-phosphate guanylyltransferase/mannose-6-phosphate isomerase produces the protein MASANIIPLIMAGGSGTRLWPLSRDTMPKQFIGLLDEGLSTFQATLLRVKDVSFDKPIIVTNHEFRFVVAEQMQAVGVEGDIVLEPERRDSAAAIAVGALLASSRAADAICVALAADHIVADVDGFRADCAKAATLAASGLIMTFGIMPTKPATGYGYLEPGVALDVAGASRLTRFVEKPDAKTAQLYVDQGFLWNSGNFVFAAAGMIEELDLYAPEVIAGARAALAEAKRDLDFLRLDAAGFARAIKVSIDYAVMEKTKHAGVLAASFDWSDVGAWDSIYEVKPKDGDGNVLEGPVVALDTRGTLVRSEDILTTVIGLDDAVVVTTRDAVLVTTKAQAANVKALVEQMKSDGRREASEHLRIYRPWGWYQRIDLGARFQVKRINVKPGGLLSLQKHFHRAEHWVVVSGTAEVTLDGAVSYIHENESIYLPIGCTHRLANPGKIALELIEVQVGSYTGEDDIVRIEDVYART, from the coding sequence ATGGCTTCAGCGAACATCATACCCTTGATCATGGCTGGTGGTTCCGGGACGCGGCTGTGGCCTCTGTCACGCGATACGATGCCCAAACAGTTCATCGGCCTGCTGGATGAGGGGCTGTCGACCTTCCAGGCGACGCTGCTGCGGGTGAAGGACGTTTCCTTCGACAAGCCGATCATCGTCACCAACCATGAGTTCCGCTTCGTCGTCGCCGAGCAGATGCAGGCGGTCGGCGTCGAAGGCGACATCGTCCTGGAGCCGGAGCGGCGCGATTCTGCCGCTGCCATCGCCGTCGGCGCGCTCCTGGCGAGCAGCCGGGCGGCGGATGCGATCTGCGTCGCGCTGGCGGCCGACCATATCGTCGCCGATGTCGACGGCTTCCGCGCCGATTGCGCCAAGGCTGCAACGCTCGCGGCCTCGGGCCTGATCATGACCTTCGGCATCATGCCGACGAAGCCCGCGACCGGTTACGGCTATCTCGAGCCGGGCGTCGCGCTCGACGTAGCCGGCGCGAGCCGCCTGACCCGCTTCGTCGAGAAGCCGGATGCGAAGACGGCCCAGCTCTATGTCGACCAAGGCTTCCTCTGGAACAGCGGCAATTTCGTTTTTGCAGCCGCCGGGATGATCGAGGAGCTCGATCTCTATGCGCCGGAGGTGATCGCGGGAGCGCGTGCTGCGCTTGCCGAGGCCAAACGCGACCTCGACTTCCTGCGGCTCGATGCGGCCGGCTTCGCGCGGGCGATAAAGGTCTCGATCGATTACGCCGTAATGGAGAAGACCAAGCATGCCGGCGTGCTCGCGGCGAGCTTCGACTGGTCGGATGTCGGCGCCTGGGACTCGATCTACGAGGTCAAGCCGAAAGACGGGGACGGCAACGTCCTCGAAGGCCCCGTGGTCGCGCTCGACACACGCGGCACGCTTGTGCGCAGCGAGGACATCCTGACGACGGTGATCGGGCTCGATGACGCCGTTGTCGTGACGACGCGCGATGCGGTCCTGGTTACGACCAAGGCGCAGGCCGCCAACGTCAAGGCGTTGGTCGAGCAGATGAAGAGCGACGGCCGGCGTGAGGCGAGCGAGCATCTGCGCATCTACCGGCCCTGGGGCTGGTATCAGCGTATCGATCTCGGGGCGCGGTTCCAGGTCAAGCGCATCAACGTCAAGCCCGGCGGGTTGCTCAGCCTGCAGAAGCATTTCCACCGCGCCGAGCATTGGGTCGTGGTCTCGGGCACCGCCGAGGTCACCCTCGACGGCGCGGTCTCCTATATCCACGAGAACGAGTCGATCTACCTACCGATCGGCTGCACCCACCGCCTTGCCAACCCCGGCAAGATCGCGCTCGAACTCATCGAGGTTCAGGTCGGTTCCTATACCGGCGAGGACGACATCGTCCGCATCGAGGATGTCTACGCGAGAACCTGA
- a CDS encoding amino acid ABC transporter ATP-binding protein, with the protein MIEPALLQARDVRKTFGQIEVLKGIDLTVSQGQVVSLIGASGSGKTTFLRCINLLEEHDGGEILLDGDPVGYIMAGERRKRLSETKVSAQRARLGMVFQQFNLFPHLTAAANVMLGLTKVQGKSDAEARDIAQHWLGRVGLADRSGHYPYQLSGGQQQRVAIARAVAMQPRLLLFDEVTSALDPELVAEVLSVMQGLAESGMTMLLVSHEMMFVRDVSHHVVFLDQGKVAQAGPPAEIFGNPQNDRLKSFLGRFHGLFGRG; encoded by the coding sequence ATGATCGAGCCAGCGCTTCTGCAAGCCCGTGACGTGCGCAAGACCTTCGGCCAGATCGAGGTGCTGAAGGGCATCGATCTCACCGTCAGCCAGGGGCAGGTGGTCTCGCTGATCGGCGCCTCGGGATCGGGCAAGACGACCTTCCTGCGCTGCATCAACCTGCTGGAAGAGCATGATGGCGGCGAGATCCTGCTCGATGGCGACCCGGTCGGCTACATCATGGCCGGTGAGCGCCGGAAGCGCCTGAGCGAGACGAAGGTCTCGGCGCAGCGTGCGCGGCTCGGCATGGTCTTCCAGCAGTTCAACCTGTTTCCGCATCTGACGGCCGCCGCCAACGTCATGCTCGGACTGACCAAGGTGCAGGGCAAGAGCGATGCCGAGGCGCGCGATATCGCCCAGCATTGGCTCGGCCGCGTCGGGCTGGCTGATCGCAGCGGTCATTACCCCTATCAGCTCTCCGGCGGCCAGCAGCAGCGCGTCGCGATCGCGCGAGCGGTCGCCATGCAGCCGCGGCTGCTGCTCTTCGATGAGGTGACCTCGGCGCTTGACCCCGAGCTCGTCGCGGAGGTCTTGAGCGTGATGCAGGGCCTGGCCGAGTCAGGGATGACGATGCTGCTGGTCAGCCATGAGATGATGTTCGTCCGCGATGTCTCGCACCATGTCGTCTTCCTCGACCAGGGCAAGGTCGCCCAGGCCGGGCCGCCGGCCGAGATCTTCGGCAATCCTCAGAACGACCGGCTCAAGAGCTTCCTCGGGCGCTTCCACGGGTTGTTCGGGCGGGGTTGA
- a CDS encoding aspartate/glutamate racemase family protein produces the protein MTSRAPSPATGRIARGGKAIYGAPLGILMLEARFPRILGDMGNGATWPFPVLYRVVSGASPDKVVMQGAAGLLPDFIDAARDLVRLGAEAITTNCGFLSLFQREIAAAVGVPVATSSLMQVPWVQATLPPGKRVGLVTVSAGTLSPAHLEGAGVPLDVPVAGTENGQEFFRVLIKAEKDDMDIDLAEQDVVEAALDLIAKNPDVGAIVLECTNMPPYAAAVQAATGLPVYDIYSMITWFHAGLRPHVFG, from the coding sequence ATGACGTCACGAGCCCCTTCGCCGGCCACCGGCCGCATCGCGCGCGGCGGCAAGGCGATCTATGGCGCGCCGCTCGGCATCCTGATGCTGGAGGCGCGCTTTCCCCGCATCCTCGGCGATATGGGCAATGGCGCGACCTGGCCTTTTCCAGTGTTGTATCGCGTGGTGTCCGGCGCGAGCCCCGACAAGGTGGTGATGCAGGGCGCTGCCGGCCTGCTGCCGGATTTCATCGATGCGGCGCGGGATCTCGTCCGCCTCGGCGCGGAGGCGATTACGACCAATTGCGGCTTCCTCTCGCTGTTCCAGCGCGAGATCGCGGCTGCTGTCGGCGTTCCCGTCGCGACCTCGTCGCTGATGCAGGTGCCCTGGGTTCAGGCGACGCTGCCGCCGGGTAAGCGCGTCGGACTGGTCACGGTTTCGGCGGGAACGCTGAGCCCGGCCCATCTCGAAGGCGCGGGCGTGCCGCTCGACGTGCCGGTTGCGGGCACAGAGAACGGCCAGGAGTTCTTCCGCGTCCTGATCAAGGCCGAGAAGGACGACATGGACATCGACCTCGCCGAGCAGGATGTGGTCGAAGCCGCGCTCGACCTCATCGCGAAGAACCCGGATGTCGGCGCCATCGTGCTGGAATGCACCAATATGCCGCCCTATGCTGCGGCGGTGCAGGCGGCGACCGGATTGCCGGTCTACGACATCTACTCGATGATCACCTGGTTCCACGCAGGATTGCGGCCGCACGTCTTTGGTTAG
- a CDS encoding transporter substrate-binding domain-containing protein produces MGVQDDVASPQDLASPQDSALLVERRSLFGLGLAGAAIGTAAAASLIAPSAAQAQTAAKSKLYTIKERGKLIVGTGSTNPPWHFQDASGKLVGMDIDLAKLLAKGLFDDYEKVEFVLQGSDARIPSLVTDKVDIVVQWMTVTPGRAQQVDFTIPYYREGNGLLMLARGGKYKNYEELKAAGSAVTVGGMQNVFLEEWIHKALPQAKVDAFDSPDSAMQALNARRIDASLQDQSAVRWLMQQAPGRFVDSGFGWMPNSYASAVKPGDPTWLNWVNTAYKEAMVGVDFDYFAASYKKWFGIELQIPKVGFPQEFA; encoded by the coding sequence ATGGGCGTTCAGGACGACGTTGCTTCCCCACAGGATCTGGCTTCCCCGCAGGATTCGGCTTTGCTGGTCGAACGCCGCAGCCTGTTCGGGCTCGGCCTCGCCGGCGCCGCGATCGGCACCGCCGCGGCCGCCAGCCTGATCGCGCCCTCGGCCGCGCAGGCCCAGACCGCCGCCAAGAGCAAGCTCTACACGATCAAGGAGCGCGGCAAGCTCATCGTGGGCACGGGCAGCACCAACCCGCCCTGGCACTTCCAGGATGCCAGCGGCAAGCTCGTCGGCATGGATATCGACCTGGCCAAGCTCCTGGCGAAGGGCCTGTTCGACGATTACGAGAAGGTCGAGTTCGTGCTCCAGGGCTCGGATGCGCGCATCCCGAGCCTCGTCACCGACAAGGTCGATATCGTGGTGCAATGGATGACCGTGACGCCGGGACGGGCGCAACAGGTCGATTTCACCATTCCCTATTACCGCGAGGGCAATGGCCTGCTGATGCTGGCGCGCGGCGGCAAATACAAGAACTATGAGGAGCTGAAGGCTGCCGGCAGCGCCGTCACGGTCGGCGGCATGCAGAACGTCTTCCTGGAGGAATGGATCCACAAGGCTCTGCCGCAGGCCAAGGTCGACGCCTTCGACAGCCCGGATTCGGCGATGCAGGCGCTGAATGCCCGGCGCATCGATGCCTCGCTGCAAGATCAGTCGGCCGTGCGCTGGCTGATGCAGCAGGCGCCCGGCCGCTTCGTCGATTCAGGTTTCGGCTGGATGCCGAACTCCTATGCCTCGGCGGTCAAGCCCGGCGACCCGACCTGGCTGAACTGGGTCAACACGGCCTATAAGGAAGCGATGGTCGGCGTCGATTTCGACTATTTCGCCGCCTCGTACAAGAAGTGGTTCGGCATCGAACTGCAGATTCCGAAGGTCGGCTTCCCGCAAGAGTTCGCCTGA
- a CDS encoding undecaprenyl-phosphate glucose phosphotransferase: MASVDDLNYAAPRTGEARVRPERSSPLRHWIGLITASTDTVVVMAIVALSSVTYHLLAFDEFGSARTMLELAMMLAAIFVFSNLLRGRYQIANYLSTKGQVSAAFAVWNITMIAFIAITFMAKTIDHYSRGVIIATYFTAPLLIALARSSITRSISMASKTGRITSERIFLIGREQDVMSFVSRHQPWNIGFAIVDVAFLGDTDDPDALAADLGAAVARCRAMQPDAIYIAMPWSKQEAIDACIDAFMNLPAAIHLAPERIMDRFDNPHIVRTGTFASLRLTRPALSAIENVAKRIFDMVGALTILLLSLPLLLLIALVIRLDSVGPVLFLQRRYGFNQRTFRILKFRTMTTTDDGDVIRQAQRNDPRITRVGRVLRRYNLDELPQLLNVVAGQMSLVGPRPHALAHDHEFQRKIALYARRHNVKPGITGWAQVNGLRGETDTDEKMAKRIAYDHWYIDNWSFWLDLGILLRTVFSKKAFANAG, encoded by the coding sequence ATGGCAAGCGTCGACGATCTGAACTACGCGGCCCCGCGAACCGGGGAAGCGCGCGTCAGGCCAGAGCGCAGTTCGCCCTTGCGACACTGGATCGGCCTGATCACCGCGTCGACCGACACCGTCGTGGTCATGGCCATCGTCGCCCTCTCCTCGGTCACATACCACCTGTTGGCTTTCGATGAGTTCGGCAGCGCCCGGACCATGCTGGAGCTGGCGATGATGCTGGCCGCCATCTTCGTCTTCAGCAATCTGCTGCGCGGCCGCTACCAGATCGCCAATTATCTCTCGACCAAGGGCCAGGTTTCAGCGGCCTTCGCAGTCTGGAACATCACCATGATCGCCTTCATCGCGATCACCTTCATGGCCAAGACCATCGATCACTATTCGCGCGGCGTGATCATCGCGACCTATTTCACCGCTCCCCTCCTGATCGCGCTGGCGCGCTCATCCATCACCCGCAGCATCTCGATGGCGAGCAAGACCGGGCGCATCACCTCCGAGCGGATTTTCCTGATCGGGCGCGAGCAGGACGTCATGTCCTTCGTCTCGCGGCATCAGCCCTGGAACATCGGCTTCGCCATCGTCGACGTCGCTTTCCTGGGCGACACCGACGATCCCGATGCGCTCGCAGCCGATCTCGGCGCCGCTGTCGCGCGCTGCCGGGCGATGCAGCCGGACGCGATCTACATCGCCATGCCCTGGTCGAAGCAGGAGGCGATCGACGCCTGCATCGACGCCTTCATGAACCTGCCGGCCGCGATTCACCTCGCCCCGGAGCGGATCATGGACCGCTTCGACAACCCCCATATCGTTCGCACCGGGACCTTCGCCAGCTTGCGCCTGACGCGGCCGGCCCTGTCTGCCATCGAGAACGTCGCCAAGCGCATATTCGACATGGTCGGCGCGCTGACGATCCTGCTCCTGAGCCTGCCGCTGCTGCTGCTGATCGCCCTCGTGATCCGGCTCGACTCGGTTGGCCCCGTCTTGTTCCTGCAGCGCCGTTACGGCTTCAACCAGCGGACCTTTCGCATCTTGAAGTTCCGCACCATGACCACGACCGATGACGGCGACGTCATCCGCCAGGCACAGCGCAACGATCCGCGCATCACCCGCGTCGGCCGCGTGCTACGGCGCTATAATCTCGACGAATTGCCGCAATTGCTGAATGTCGTCGCCGGCCAGATGTCGCTGGTCGGCCCGCGCCCGCATGCCCTGGCGCATGATCATGAGTTCCAGCGCAAGATCGCGCTTTATGCGCGCCGCCATAACGTCAAGCCCGGCATCACCGGCTGGGCGCAGGTCAACGGCCTGCGCGGCGAGACCGACACCGACGAGAAGATGGCCAAGCGCATCGCCTACGACCATTGGTACATCGACAACTGGTCGTTCTGGCTCGATCTCGGCATCCTGCTGCGGACGGTGTTCAGCAAGAAGGCCTTCGCCAACGCCGGCTGA
- a CDS encoding Bug family tripartite tricarboxylate transporter substrate binding protein, translating to MLKRSFLGGTLAALALAGIAPALSQAYPTRPITLIVPYAPGGATDIIGRVIAEEVSHMIGQRVVVENRAGAAGSVGAAAVARAQPDGYTLLMGALTSHSINMGLQAKPGFDLKKDFAPVTLAGTVGLALVVHPSVQAKTIPELVALAKAKPDDFNYASSGNGSPQHLAGEMFNARAGTKLGHVAYRGSGPAMTDMIGGQVKVMFDTIPSVLQHVNAGSLKAIATTGREPSPFMPDYPTAISQGLADFEIGSWFGVLAPAGTPQPVVDKLNAEIGKALRSPRALEAMKLQGVTPKPGTPAEAAALIDSEMTKWNAVIKATGLKPE from the coding sequence ATGTTGAAACGCAGCTTCCTGGGCGGCACGCTCGCCGCCCTCGCTCTGGCCGGCATAGCGCCCGCCTTGTCCCAAGCCTATCCGACAAGGCCGATCACCCTGATCGTGCCCTATGCGCCCGGCGGCGCCACCGACATCATCGGCCGCGTCATCGCCGAGGAGGTCTCGCACATGATCGGCCAGCGCGTCGTGGTCGAGAACCGCGCCGGCGCGGCCGGCAGCGTCGGTGCGGCGGCCGTGGCCCGGGCCCAGCCCGATGGCTACACCCTGCTGATGGGCGCGCTCACCAGTCACTCCATCAATATGGGCCTGCAGGCCAAGCCCGGCTTCGACCTGAAGAAGGATTTCGCGCCGGTCACGCTCGCCGGCACGGTTGGCCTCGCGCTCGTCGTCCACCCCTCGGTGCAGGCCAAGACCATCCCCGAGCTGGTCGCACTGGCCAAGGCGAAGCCCGACGATTTCAACTACGCCTCCTCCGGCAATGGCTCGCCGCAGCATCTGGCGGGCGAGATGTTCAACGCGCGGGCCGGCACCAAGCTCGGCCATGTCGCCTATCGCGGCTCGGGCCCGGCGATGACCGACATGATCGGCGGTCAGGTCAAGGTGATGTTCGATACGATCCCCTCCGTGCTCCAGCATGTGAATGCCGGCTCACTGAAGGCGATCGCGACGACCGGCCGCGAGCCCTCACCCTTCATGCCGGATTATCCGACCGCGATCTCGCAGGGCCTGGCCGATTTCGAAATCGGCTCCTGGTTCGGCGTGCTGGCGCCGGCCGGCACGCCGCAGCCCGTCGTCGACAAGCTCAACGCTGAGATCGGCAAGGCGCTGAGGAGCCCGCGGGCGCTGGAGGCGATGAAGCTCCAGGGCGTCACGCCCAAGCCGGGCACGCCGGCCGAGGCGGCTGCGCTGATCGACAGCGAGATGACGAAATGGAACGCAGTGATCAAGGCGACCGGGCTCAAGCCGGAATGA
- a CDS encoding amino acid ABC transporter permease, whose translation MDYHFDWSVIARNADKLTDALLLGLGLALVSLLIGSVIGLLAAYARVSGKTWLSAPVWAYVEFIRCTPLLLLIFFLYFGLPEFDVSFLDKTQSFVLSLSLYAGAYMCEVFRAGLASIPKQYVEAAKAIGLRPWQRQAYVILPVMFRITLPSIGNNLISLFKDTSLAAAIAVPELTFTARQINANTFRVMEVWLTASALYLVSAYLIAMMLRLLERRYASIR comes from the coding sequence ATCGACTATCATTTCGACTGGTCCGTCATTGCGCGCAACGCCGACAAATTGACCGATGCCCTGCTGCTCGGGCTCGGTCTTGCGCTCGTGTCGCTGCTGATCGGCAGCGTGATTGGGCTCTTGGCCGCCTATGCGCGCGTTTCGGGCAAGACCTGGCTCTCCGCCCCGGTCTGGGCCTATGTCGAGTTCATCCGCTGCACGCCACTGCTGCTGTTGATCTTCTTCCTCTATTTCGGCCTGCCGGAGTTCGACGTCAGTTTTCTCGACAAGACGCAGAGCTTCGTCCTCTCGCTCTCGCTCTATGCCGGCGCCTATATGTGCGAGGTCTTCCGCGCCGGCCTGGCCTCGATACCCAAGCAATATGTCGAGGCGGCCAAGGCGATCGGCCTGCGTCCCTGGCAGCGCCAGGCCTATGTCATTTTGCCCGTGATGTTCCGCATCACCTTGCCGTCGATCGGCAACAACCTGATCTCGCTGTTCAAGGACACGTCGCTGGCGGCCGCGATCGCGGTGCCGGAGCTGACCTTCACGGCGCGACAGATCAACGCCAACACCTTCCGGGTCATGGAGGTCTGGTTGACCGCAAGCGCGCTTTACCTGGTCAGCGCTTACCTGATCGCCATGATGCTGCGGCTGCTTGAGCGCCGCTACGCATCGATCCGCTGA